One Kitasatospora sp. NBC_01287 DNA window includes the following coding sequences:
- a CDS encoding alpha/beta fold hydrolase, which translates to MRISEFKNDQARDRFHAAYERTLAELWPGPRTALDVPTAFGTTRVYRTGPRSGEPIVLLSGSGGNALMWHRYIDRLARHRPVIAVDPVGEPGASVQTAPIGGGEDGAAWLDELLAELEVTAAQVVGCSFGGWLALNHQIHRPGRTASLTLVDPAGFAGYGPRFYAWLIAGGLAAAAPRPLRPRLARLVGNSTILESQLMSLMRASMGFRRALPVPPVFSDEELRRLNVPALFLLGARSAMHDSREVADRIGKLVPTATVEIVPGAGHALPTDRPDLVAERILRTAAR; encoded by the coding sequence ATGCGAATCAGCGAGTTCAAGAACGACCAGGCCAGGGACCGTTTCCACGCCGCGTACGAGCGGACCCTCGCGGAACTCTGGCCCGGGCCGCGGACGGCGCTCGATGTTCCGACGGCGTTCGGGACCACCCGCGTCTACCGGACCGGCCCGCGGAGCGGCGAGCCGATCGTGCTGCTGTCCGGCTCCGGCGGGAACGCGCTGATGTGGCACCGGTACATCGACAGGCTGGCCCGCCACCGCCCGGTCATCGCCGTCGACCCGGTCGGCGAACCGGGCGCGAGCGTGCAGACCGCCCCGATCGGCGGCGGCGAGGACGGCGCCGCCTGGCTGGACGAACTCCTGGCCGAGCTGGAGGTGACGGCCGCCCAGGTCGTCGGCTGCTCCTTCGGCGGCTGGCTGGCGCTCAACCACCAGATCCACCGCCCCGGCCGGACCGCTTCCCTCACCCTGGTCGACCCGGCCGGCTTCGCCGGCTACGGTCCCCGGTTCTACGCCTGGCTGATCGCCGGCGGCCTGGCCGCCGCCGCGCCGCGACCGCTGCGTCCCCGGCTGGCCCGTCTGGTCGGCAACAGCACCATCCTGGAGAGCCAACTGATGAGCCTGATGCGCGCGTCGATGGGATTTCGCCGCGCGCTCCCGGTGCCCCCGGTCTTCTCCGACGAGGAGCTGCGCCGCCTGAACGTCCCGGCGCTGTTCCTGCTCGGGGCGCGCAGTGCCATGCACGACTCGCGCGAGGTCGCCGACCGCATCGGCAAGCTCGTGCCCACGGCCACGGTGGAGATCGTGCCGGGCGCCGGCCACGCGCTGCCGACCGACCGGCCGGACCTGGTGGCCGAGCGCATCCTCCGCACCGCCGCGCGGTAG
- a CDS encoding GAP family protein, with product MVLDLFIIGLAITLGPLHNTAFILILTARRGVRKGLAFVLAWLACLVLVVAAVLLGTGGTPPRSHTAPSTGAEALKLAIGVAMIGYGEYRRRRRTGARAGQGSGSGVGNVDGRSRRAASLLTRLHDVSAWTAAGFGVLLQPWGLVAAGAATVVRLRLSGIASYLALLGFCLLATASILAMELYTAFAPQAAGHRLDAVRRWVEGHTDQAVVAISLVAGLWLVSKSIYQLVS from the coding sequence ATGGTGCTGGACCTCTTCATCATCGGACTGGCGATCACGCTCGGTCCGCTCCACAACACCGCCTTCATCCTGATCCTCACCGCGCGCCGGGGCGTGCGCAAGGGCCTGGCCTTCGTGCTGGCCTGGCTGGCGTGCCTGGTCCTGGTCGTCGCGGCCGTCCTGCTGGGCACCGGAGGTACGCCGCCGCGGTCGCACACCGCGCCGTCGACCGGCGCCGAGGCCCTCAAACTCGCCATCGGCGTCGCGATGATCGGCTACGGCGAGTACCGGCGACGCCGGAGGACCGGGGCCCGGGCCGGGCAGGGGAGCGGGAGCGGGGTCGGGAACGTGGACGGGAGGTCGCGCCGGGCCGCGAGCCTGCTGACACGGCTGCACGACGTCTCCGCCTGGACGGCCGCGGGCTTCGGCGTCCTCCTCCAGCCATGGGGGCTGGTGGCGGCGGGGGCCGCGACGGTGGTCCGCCTGCGGCTCTCCGGCATCGCCTCCTACCTGGCCCTGCTCGGCTTCTGCCTGCTGGCCACCGCGAGCATCCTCGCGATGGAGCTGTACACCGCCTTCGCCCCGCAGGCCGCCGGGCACCGGCTCGACGCGGTGCGCCGGTGGGTCGAGGGCCACACCGATCAGGCGGTCGTGGCGATCTCACTGGTCGCGGGCCTGTGGCTGGTGAGCAAGAGCATCTACCAGCTCGTCAGCTGA
- a CDS encoding ATP-binding protein gives MNWLIHDYREDDLADVVHLIDSTAGLGQESVFSLAECISALTAHPQAPGASGVGAEAGGGGGTGGSGGGPRPAVVAVRGGATIGAALACTAGERAWVMRIAIAPAWRGRGLASALLRELERRLVALRIRRIAYVLPEEELLGEGLSNAGYTRHPAAAYFEKAEPAAGTAVDLLEELGGRLLPGDLWERVAGMEAEKDLIERRIVRPLAEPELAARHGVRPPRAIALFGPPGTGKTTFARAIASRLGWPFVELLPSRLADQGNPAAALRTAFARIGELERVLVFIDEVEEIAPARGLGAGQADGRGRSEAAAAAHGVTNELLKIIPGFRERDERLLVCATNSVRSLDQAFLRHGRFDYLVPIGTPDAAARAAIWRRHAADRPTVDLDALVAASASFTPADIEHAARGAAQAAFERDLARPVPGPPESAGASTEDYLAATARCRPTVTPAMIEEFTADIATHARI, from the coding sequence ATGAACTGGCTGATCCACGACTACCGCGAGGACGACCTCGCCGATGTCGTCCACCTGATCGACAGCACGGCCGGGCTCGGACAGGAGTCGGTCTTCTCGCTCGCCGAGTGCATCAGCGCGCTGACCGCCCACCCCCAGGCCCCGGGCGCGAGCGGCGTGGGTGCCGAGGCCGGTGGTGGCGGCGGTACCGGTGGGAGCGGCGGCGGCCCCAGGCCCGCCGTGGTCGCCGTGCGCGGCGGCGCCACGATCGGCGCCGCGCTGGCGTGCACCGCGGGCGAGCGGGCCTGGGTGATGCGCATCGCCATCGCCCCCGCCTGGCGCGGACGCGGCCTGGCCAGCGCGCTGCTGCGCGAGCTGGAGCGCCGCCTGGTCGCCCTGCGGATCCGCCGGATCGCCTACGTGCTGCCCGAGGAGGAGTTGCTCGGCGAGGGGCTGAGCAACGCGGGATACACCCGCCACCCCGCCGCCGCCTACTTCGAGAAGGCCGAGCCCGCCGCCGGAACGGCCGTCGACCTGCTGGAGGAGCTGGGCGGCCGGCTGCTGCCGGGCGACCTGTGGGAGCGGGTGGCCGGCATGGAGGCCGAGAAGGACCTGATCGAGCGCCGGATCGTGCGCCCCCTCGCCGAACCCGAGCTGGCCGCCCGGCACGGGGTGCGCCCGCCGCGCGCGATCGCCCTCTTCGGCCCGCCCGGGACCGGCAAGACCACCTTCGCCCGGGCCATCGCCTCCCGCCTGGGCTGGCCGTTCGTGGAGCTGCTGCCCTCCCGGCTGGCCGACCAGGGCAATCCGGCCGCCGCGCTGCGCACCGCCTTCGCCCGGATCGGCGAGCTGGAGCGGGTGCTGGTCTTCATCGACGAGGTCGAGGAGATCGCCCCGGCCCGCGGCCTGGGCGCCGGTCAGGCGGACGGGCGCGGGCGATCCGAGGCCGCGGCCGCGGCGCACGGTGTCACCAACGAACTGCTCAAGATCATCCCCGGCTTCCGCGAGCGCGACGAGCGACTGCTGGTCTGCGCGACCAACTCGGTCCGCTCGCTGGACCAGGCCTTCCTGCGGCACGGCCGGTTCGACTACCTGGTGCCGATCGGCACCCCGGACGCCGCCGCCCGGGCGGCCATCTGGCGCCGGCACGCCGCCGACCGCCCCACCGTCGACCTGGACGCGCTGGTCGCCGCGAGCGCGTCCTTCACCCCCGCCGACATCGAGCACGCCGCCCGCGGCGCGGCCCAGGCCGCCTTCGAACGCGACCTGGCCCGCCCGGTCCCCGGCCCGCCCGAGAGCGCCGGCGCGAGCACCGAGGACTACCTCGCCGCGACCGCCCGCTGCCGCCCGACGGTCACCCCGGCCATGATCGAGGAGTTCACCGCCGACATCGCCACCCATGCCCGGATCTGA
- the hypE gene encoding hydrogenase expression/formation protein HypE, whose translation MTSPVTDLGEVVLDHGSGAQLSHDLVSLIVETLGDVYIGEMEDSAMLPISAGQIAMTTDSFVVDPPFFGNGDIGKIAVCGTVNDLAVVGARPLYLTLGMILETGLPIAKLVRVLTSIRETAREAGVQIVCGDTKVVRKGEADQIYLNTAGVGVFERAPLRMRDVRPGDRVILSGSIGNHTVHLLSIREGLGFEQRVLSDCAPLNGLLDELFSAIEPGAVRSVRDVTRGGLAAVLHEYAAAGGHTIRIEQDALPIQFETVMATDMLGINAIHAANEGCVALFVDPAAEEQVLALLRSHRYGADAVVIGEVTEAPEGIVLMRDADGRDSVVEELQGSELPRLC comes from the coding sequence ATGACAAGCCCGGTGACCGACCTCGGCGAGGTCGTTCTCGACCACGGCAGTGGTGCCCAGCTCAGCCACGACCTGGTCTCCCTGATCGTCGAAACACTCGGCGACGTGTACATCGGCGAGATGGAGGACAGCGCCATGCTGCCGATATCCGCCGGACAGATCGCGATGACGACCGACTCGTTCGTCGTCGACCCGCCGTTCTTCGGCAACGGCGACATCGGCAAGATCGCGGTCTGCGGCACCGTCAACGACCTTGCCGTGGTGGGCGCCAGGCCGCTCTACCTGACGCTCGGCATGATCCTGGAGACCGGCCTGCCGATCGCCAAGCTGGTGCGGGTGCTCACCTCGATCCGGGAGACGGCCCGGGAGGCCGGCGTCCAGATCGTCTGCGGCGACACCAAGGTGGTCCGCAAGGGCGAGGCCGACCAGATCTACCTCAACACCGCGGGCGTCGGCGTCTTCGAGCGCGCCCCGCTGCGGATGCGCGACGTGCGGCCCGGTGACCGGGTGATCCTCAGCGGATCGATCGGCAACCACACCGTGCACCTGCTGTCGATCCGCGAGGGGCTCGGCTTCGAGCAGCGCGTGCTGAGCGACTGCGCGCCGCTGAACGGGCTGCTCGACGAGCTGTTCAGTGCCATCGAGCCGGGCGCGGTGCGTTCGGTGCGCGACGTGACCCGCGGCGGCCTGGCGGCGGTGCTGCACGAGTACGCGGCCGCCGGCGGGCACACCATCCGGATCGAACAGGACGCGCTGCCCATCCAGTTCGAGACCGTGATGGCCACCGACATGCTGGGCATCAACGCGATCCACGCCGCCAACGAGGGCTGCGTCGCCCTCTTCGTGGACCCCGCCGCCGAGGAGCAGGTGCTCGCCCTGCTGCGCTCGCACCGCTACGGCGCGGACGCCGTGGTGATCGGCGAGGTCACCGAGGCGCCCGAGGGCATCGTGCTGATGCGCGACGCCGACGGCCGGGACTCCGTGGTGGAGGAGCTCCAGGGCTCCGAACTGCCGCGGCTGTGCTGA
- the hypF gene encoding carbamoyltransferase HypF, translated as MRTSEPAVRRRIRVTGVVQGVGFRPFVYKLALTHELAGWVLNDPEGVLTEVAGPAEAVERFTAELTTLAPPQARVTGVRVAEAAELTYGAAELAGFTIRESVHDGPKVTVVPADSHVCADCLGELRDPADRRYRYPFINCTNCGPRYSIVRELPYDRATTTMAAFTMCAPCEREYRDPLDRRYHAQPNACADCGPRLLLAAPDGGRSEGEAALAAAAAALREGLIVAVKSVGGFHLAVDAHDEQAVARLRSRKRRDSKPFAVLARDLAAAERFVHVRSAEAALLNSPARPIVLLRKRAGALPEAIAPRNPNLGVMLPSAPQHHLLVDHEGLDALVMTSGNISGYPIVHRNEEALAQLFAVADLILFNDRDIETRVDDSLVRYSEHPELADPLVSFLRRARGYAPYPVELGFELAPLVAYGAELKTTVALAAGSRVYVSQHIGDLKNDETFASHRETVQHLAALHDLAPRHAAVDLHPQFRATRFALKEQGGAFGQVLRVQHHHAHMASCMAENRLTGETIGVVFDGAGYGEDGTTWGGEFLLGDYREVRRAAHLRPVPLLGGDRAVHEPIRTGLALALDALGGTAEAVAAFPVLERLGEQQLHVFATMARRGVNAPLASSMGRLFDGVAALLAVTTHAEYEAQGPIELEGLLERDLAMAPAAERYRFGAVPGEGSTPAGAAAPAEAATEIDPRPVVRALAADLAAGVEPAVIARRFHSAVVDLVVERCQAVRAERGAGAGSQVVLSGGVFLNEFLLVNCLVELRRAGFDAYCQQQVPTNDGGIALGQIAVADARLKQADLLAQAERLTQTDLLAQADRLKQADR; from the coding sequence ATGAGAACCAGCGAACCGGCGGTCCGCCGGCGGATCCGGGTCACCGGCGTGGTGCAGGGCGTGGGCTTCCGGCCGTTCGTCTACAAGCTCGCCCTCACCCACGAGTTGGCCGGCTGGGTGCTCAACGACCCCGAGGGCGTGCTCACCGAGGTGGCCGGCCCGGCGGAGGCGGTGGAGCGCTTCACCGCGGAGCTGACCACCCTGGCGCCGCCGCAGGCGCGGGTGACCGGCGTCCGGGTCGCGGAGGCGGCGGAACTCACCTACGGCGCGGCGGAGTTGGCCGGCTTCACCATCCGGGAGAGCGTGCACGACGGCCCCAAGGTCACGGTGGTGCCGGCCGACTCCCACGTGTGCGCCGACTGCCTGGGGGAGCTGCGCGACCCCGCGGACCGCCGGTATCGCTACCCGTTCATCAACTGCACCAACTGCGGCCCGCGGTACTCCATCGTCCGCGAGCTGCCCTACGACCGGGCGACCACCACGATGGCCGCCTTCACCATGTGCGCGCCCTGCGAGCGGGAGTACCGCGATCCGCTGGACCGCCGCTACCACGCCCAGCCCAACGCCTGTGCCGACTGTGGGCCGAGGCTGCTGCTGGCCGCTCCCGACGGCGGGCGGTCCGAGGGCGAGGCGGCGCTCGCCGCCGCGGCGGCCGCGCTGCGCGAGGGCCTGATCGTCGCGGTCAAGAGCGTCGGCGGCTTCCACCTGGCGGTGGACGCGCACGACGAGCAGGCCGTGGCCCGGCTGCGCTCGCGCAAGCGGCGCGACTCCAAGCCGTTCGCGGTGCTCGCCCGGGACCTGGCCGCGGCCGAGCGCTTCGTCCATGTCCGCTCCGCGGAAGCCGCGTTGCTGAACTCGCCGGCCCGCCCGATCGTGCTGCTGCGCAAGCGGGCCGGGGCGCTGCCGGAGGCGATCGCCCCGCGCAACCCCAACCTCGGGGTGATGCTGCCCTCGGCCCCCCAGCACCACCTGCTGGTCGACCACGAGGGCCTGGACGCGCTGGTGATGACCAGCGGCAACATCTCCGGCTACCCGATCGTGCACCGCAACGAGGAGGCGCTCGCGCAGCTCTTCGCGGTGGCCGACCTGATCCTCTTCAACGACCGGGACATCGAGACCCGGGTCGACGACTCGCTGGTGCGCTACTCCGAGCACCCCGAGCTGGCCGACCCGCTGGTGAGCTTCCTGCGCCGGGCCCGCGGCTACGCGCCCTACCCCGTCGAACTCGGCTTCGAACTGGCGCCCTTGGTCGCCTACGGCGCCGAGCTCAAGACGACGGTGGCGCTGGCCGCCGGCTCGCGGGTCTACGTCAGCCAGCACATCGGCGACCTGAAGAACGACGAGACCTTCGCCTCGCACCGCGAGACCGTCCAGCACCTGGCGGCCCTGCACGACCTGGCGCCGCGCCACGCGGCCGTGGACCTGCACCCGCAGTTCCGCGCCACCCGCTTCGCCCTCAAGGAGCAGGGCGGCGCCTTCGGCCAGGTGCTGCGGGTGCAGCACCACCACGCGCACATGGCCTCCTGCATGGCCGAGAACCGCCTGACCGGCGAGACCATCGGCGTGGTCTTCGACGGGGCCGGCTACGGCGAGGACGGCACCACCTGGGGCGGCGAGTTCCTGCTCGGCGACTACCGCGAGGTGCGCCGGGCGGCGCACCTGCGGCCGGTGCCGCTGCTGGGCGGCGACCGGGCCGTGCACGAGCCGATCAGGACGGGTCTGGCCCTGGCACTGGACGCGCTGGGCGGCACCGCCGAGGCCGTCGCGGCCTTCCCGGTGCTGGAGCGGCTCGGCGAGCAGCAACTGCACGTCTTCGCCACCATGGCCCGGCGCGGCGTCAACGCTCCGCTCGCCTCCAGCATGGGGCGCCTGTTCGACGGCGTCGCGGCGCTGCTCGCGGTCACCACGCACGCCGAGTACGAGGCGCAGGGCCCGATCGAGCTGGAGGGCCTGCTGGAGCGGGACCTCGCGATGGCGCCGGCCGCGGAGCGCTACCGCTTCGGTGCCGTACCTGGCGAGGGCAGTACGCCGGCTGGGGCTGCCGCACCTGCCGAGGCCGCCACCGAGATCGACCCGCGGCCCGTGGTGCGCGCGCTGGCCGCCGACCTCGCGGCCGGCGTGGAGCCGGCCGTGATCGCCCGCCGGTTCCACTCCGCGGTGGTCGACCTGGTGGTCGAGCGCTGCCAGGCGGTGCGCGCCGAGCGGGGCGCCGGCGCCGGCTCGCAGGTGGTCCTCTCCGGCGGCGTGTTCCTGAACGAGTTCCTGCTGGTCAACTGTCTGGTGGAGCTGCGCAGGGCGGGCTTCGACGCCTACTGCCAGCAGCAGGTGCCGACCAACGACGGCGGCATCGCGCTGGGCCAGATCGCGGTCGCCGACGCTCGGCTGAAGCAGGCCGACCTGTTGGCGCAGGCCGAACGACTGACGCAGACCGACCTGTTGGCGCAGGCCGACCGGCTGAAGCAGGCCGACCGATGA
- a CDS encoding cysteine hydrolase family protein: MGKIAVLTNDLQADVVHKTPERTSAMAEAQPRFTVFLDEMRRRGHAVYHLQLVNLPDDPNVERDLDGTLPLQRGSQGAAILADFLAPGDETVEKNKDSGFYETELHDRLQAAGIDTVLVTGLQTQICVQTTAADAFFRGYNVWVPSDCVVSGNAEDRDRALEWLGGYCATVADSKEIFDVLDTEGELPRKVVKILP; this comes from the coding sequence ATGGGCAAGATCGCCGTACTCACCAACGACCTGCAGGCCGACGTGGTCCACAAGACCCCCGAGCGCACCTCGGCGATGGCCGAGGCGCAGCCGCGCTTCACCGTCTTCCTCGACGAGATGCGCCGTCGCGGCCACGCCGTCTACCACCTGCAGCTGGTGAACCTGCCGGACGACCCCAACGTGGAGCGCGATCTGGACGGCACGCTCCCGCTGCAGCGCGGTTCGCAGGGGGCGGCCATCCTCGCCGACTTCCTCGCGCCCGGCGACGAGACCGTGGAGAAGAACAAGGACAGCGGCTTCTACGAGACCGAGCTGCACGACCGCCTTCAGGCGGCCGGCATCGACACGGTCCTGGTGACCGGACTGCAGACGCAGATCTGCGTGCAGACCACCGCCGCCGACGCCTTCTTCCGCGGCTACAACGTCTGGGTCCCCTCCGACTGCGTCGTCTCCGGCAACGCCGAGGACCGCGACCGCGCCCTGGAGTGGCTGGGCGGCTACTGCGCCACGGTCGCCGACTCGAAGGAGATCTTCGACGTGCTGGACACCGAGGGCGAGTTGCCCCGCAAGGTCGTCAAGATCCTTCCGTAG
- a CDS encoding NAD-dependent protein deacetylase produces MRVHPRLDGPAVAGPVPHPGGLPQVADLLTGRGVVVLSGAGLSTESGIPDYRGATGSLRRHRPMTYQEFTASEAGRRRYWARSHAGWRSIARAEPNAGHHAVQELRRSGHIVAVITQNVDGLHRAAGTLDTVELHGGLDRVLCLGCGRRSTREELDHRLHALNGPLGETSFRANPDGDVELPDELVAGFRIAPCEACGGILKPDVVFFGENVPKPRVERCYALVDGARALLVLGSSLAVMSGLRFVRHAAKAGKPVVIVNQGATRGDAYATATVALPLGAALTELARQFGSV; encoded by the coding sequence ATGCGCGTGCATCCGAGGCTCGACGGGCCGGCCGTGGCCGGACCCGTGCCCCACCCCGGCGGACTGCCGCAGGTCGCGGACCTGCTGACCGGGCGCGGTGTCGTGGTGTTGAGCGGCGCGGGGCTGTCGACCGAGTCGGGCATTCCCGACTACCGCGGCGCCACCGGCAGCCTGCGCCGCCACCGCCCCATGACCTACCAGGAGTTCACGGCGAGCGAGGCGGGCCGCCGCAGGTACTGGGCGCGCAGCCACGCGGGCTGGCGCTCCATCGCCAGGGCCGAGCCCAACGCCGGGCACCACGCCGTGCAGGAGCTGCGCCGCAGCGGCCACATCGTCGCGGTGATCACCCAGAACGTGGACGGCCTGCACCGGGCGGCCGGCACCCTCGACACGGTGGAGCTGCACGGCGGCCTCGACCGGGTGCTCTGCCTGGGCTGCGGGCGCCGCAGCACGCGAGAGGAACTCGACCACCGACTGCACGCGCTGAACGGGCCGCTGGGGGAGACGAGCTTCCGGGCCAACCCGGACGGTGACGTCGAGCTCCCGGACGAGCTGGTGGCGGGCTTCCGGATCGCCCCCTGCGAGGCGTGCGGCGGGATCCTCAAGCCGGACGTGGTCTTCTTCGGCGAGAACGTCCCCAAGCCCCGGGTCGAGCGATGCTACGCGCTGGTGGACGGCGCGCGGGCGCTGCTGGTGCTCGGCTCCTCCCTGGCGGTCATGTCCGGACTGCGCTTCGTGCGCCACGCCGCGAAGGCCGGCAAGCCCGTCGTGATCGTGAACCAGGGCGCGACGCGCGGTGACGCCTACGCGACGGCCACCGTCGCGCTGCCCCTGGGCGCGGCGCTGACGGAGCTGGCGCGGCAGTTCGGCTCTGTCTGA
- a CDS encoding GNAT family N-acetyltransferase — protein MSQPRAEGDGTEVLLRVRVDDLTPADLPDCAWAGSATHLASVAVALERAAAGEVDYLALRTAAGLPVAVGGVNYQVIPGAGVLWQLGVHPALRSCGLGTLLIRVAEERIRARGLTRAELRVEESNPRARALYERLGYTAYDRRPDAWDVQAADGSIQRYETVCRLMGKDLS, from the coding sequence ATGAGCCAGCCGCGCGCCGAGGGTGACGGGACCGAGGTCCTCCTGCGGGTCCGCGTCGACGACCTGACGCCCGCCGATCTCCCGGACTGCGCGTGGGCCGGCTCCGCCACGCACCTGGCCTCCGTGGCGGTGGCGTTGGAGCGGGCGGCGGCCGGCGAGGTGGACTACCTGGCTCTCCGCACGGCGGCCGGACTTCCGGTGGCCGTCGGCGGCGTCAACTACCAGGTGATCCCCGGCGCGGGCGTGCTGTGGCAGCTGGGGGTGCACCCGGCGCTGCGCTCCTGCGGGCTGGGCACCCTGCTCATCCGGGTCGCCGAGGAGCGGATCCGCGCGCGGGGGCTGACGCGCGCCGAGCTGAGGGTCGAGGAGAGCAATCCGCGGGCCCGCGCGCTGTACGAGCGGCTCGGCTACACGGCCTATGACCGCCGACCCGACGCCTGGGACGTGCAGGCGGCGGACGGTTCGATCCAGCGGTACGAGACGGTGTGCCGGCTGATGGGCAAGGACCTGTCGTAG
- a CDS encoding TetR/AcrR family transcriptional regulator, with amino-acid sequence MRVDHEERRRQIAEALLRIADTQGLQSASMRAVAAEAGVSLRLVQYYFTTKEALLLDALARLAAQLQARMEEWIGAAGSPPTPRGIVTAVLSCVLPTDPESRRITRTYAAYYTLVLSDPDVLAKHGTAQPDLLEGFLARQIRAAQQSGETDPGGNPEMTAAGLLAMVNGLGSSVLGGQRTGDEALAVLAHHLDELFRPR; translated from the coding sequence GTGCGGGTCGACCACGAGGAACGCAGACGGCAGATCGCCGAGGCGCTGCTGCGCATCGCCGACACCCAGGGCCTGCAGTCGGCCAGCATGCGGGCGGTCGCCGCCGAGGCCGGCGTCTCCCTGCGGCTGGTGCAGTACTACTTCACGACCAAGGAAGCGCTGCTGCTGGACGCCCTGGCCCGGCTCGCCGCCCAACTGCAGGCTCGAATGGAGGAGTGGATCGGTGCGGCGGGCTCGCCGCCCACGCCGCGCGGCATCGTGACCGCGGTCCTCTCGTGCGTCCTGCCGACCGACCCGGAGAGCCGCCGGATCACCAGGACCTACGCCGCGTACTACACGCTGGTGCTCAGCGATCCCGACGTGCTGGCGAAGCACGGGACGGCCCAGCCCGACCTGCTGGAGGGCTTCCTCGCCCGGCAGATCCGCGCCGCCCAGCAGTCCGGGGAGACCGACCCCGGCGGGAACCCCGAGATGACGGCGGCCGGACTGCTGGCCATGGTCAACGGCCTCGGTTCGAGCGTGCTGGGCGGCCAGCGCACCGGTGACGAAGCGCTGGCGGTCCTCGCCCACCACCTGGACGAGCTGTTCCGACCGCGGTGA